In Saccharomonospora marina XMU15, one genomic interval encodes:
- a CDS encoding DUF4333 domain-containing protein: MKQRKPKKRLLITTVVVLALTGGGLAAWWLGPFQDDVLDQQSLQQGVATVLRDSYGEHNIRNLHCPADQRITTGHTFECSVEIGDRKTAVPIRVLNDKPEYEVGAPR, encoded by the coding sequence GTGAAGCAGCGGAAACCGAAAAAGCGCTTGCTGATCACAACCGTTGTCGTGCTCGCACTCACCGGCGGCGGTCTGGCCGCGTGGTGGCTCGGCCCGTTCCAGGACGATGTCCTTGATCAGCAATCACTCCAGCAAGGAGTGGCTACCGTGCTGCGAGACAGCTACGGCGAACACAACATCAGGAACCTGCATTGCCCCGCGGATCAGCGGATCACGACGGGACACACTTTCGAATGCTCGGTGGAGATCGGGGATCGGAAAACGGCCGTGCCGATCCGGGTGCTCAACGACAAACCCGAATACGAAGTCGGGGCGCCACGATAG
- the rpsI gene encoding 30S ribosomal protein S9: protein MTSTETEAAQDAVVTSETPAAPKPSRAAGGTAQTVGRRKEAVVRVRIVPGSGQFKLNGKSLEEYFPNKVHQQLIREPLVTVEKPDSFDIVANLNGGGISGQAGALRLAIARALADVDSEDRPALKKAGFLTRDARSTERKKYGLKKARKAPQYSKR from the coding sequence GTGACCAGCACCGAGACCGAGGCCGCTCAGGACGCGGTCGTGACCAGCGAGACGCCGGCCGCGCCGAAGCCGTCTCGTGCCGCCGGTGGCACCGCGCAGACGGTCGGTCGCCGTAAGGAGGCGGTCGTCCGGGTGCGGATCGTGCCCGGTAGTGGCCAGTTCAAGCTCAACGGCAAGAGCCTCGAGGAGTACTTCCCGAACAAGGTGCACCAGCAGCTCATCCGAGAGCCGCTGGTCACGGTCGAGAAGCCCGATTCGTTCGATATCGTCGCCAACCTCAACGGCGGTGGAATCTCCGGGCAGGCCGGCGCGCTGCGGCTAGCTATCGCGCGTGCCCTGGCCGACGTCGACAGCGAGGATCGTCCGGCGCTGAAGAAGGCTGGCTTCCTGACCCGGGACGCACGTTCCACAGAGCGGAAGAAGTACGGCCTCAAGAAGGCACGGAAGGCTCCGCAGTACAGCAAGCGCTGA
- a CDS encoding WXG100 family type VII secretion target, translating to MPEGIVVDYATIHTAAEDCNKTGSELDALFEDLKARLAPLVDSWSGEAMEAWQHCQNEWNQSLDEMKQVLAQIATALPQIADGYQGTDKSIQGMF from the coding sequence ATGCCCGAGGGCATCGTTGTTGATTACGCGACCATCCACACGGCGGCGGAGGACTGCAACAAGACCGGCTCCGAGCTCGACGCCTTGTTCGAGGACCTCAAGGCCAGGCTGGCTCCGCTGGTCGACTCCTGGTCCGGTGAGGCCATGGAGGCCTGGCAGCACTGCCAGAACGAGTGGAACCAGTCGTTGGACGAGATGAAGCAGGTGCTGGCACAGATCGCCACGGCGCTGCCTCAGATCGCCGACGGCTACCAGGGCACCGACAAGAGCATCCAGGGCATGTTCTGA
- a CDS encoding WXG100 family type VII secretion target, with product MAGGFTGTPEQFQQAYQDVDEIKASMDQNLNTLRNNIEATQAGWQGEAAKAFQNVMMAFDEKTRKLNEALGNIGELLQQSGVKYQQAEEEQNSAISNIGNTLGGL from the coding sequence ATGGCAGGCGGTTTTACCGGAACACCGGAACAGTTTCAGCAGGCGTACCAGGACGTCGACGAGATCAAGGCGTCGATGGACCAGAACCTGAACACCCTGCGCAACAACATCGAGGCGACGCAGGCAGGTTGGCAGGGCGAGGCGGCGAAGGCCTTCCAGAACGTCATGATGGCCTTCGACGAGAAGACGAGGAAGCTGAACGAGGCCCTCGGCAACATCGGTGAGCTGCTCCAGCAGTCCGGTGTCAAGTACCAGCAGGCGGAAGAGGAGCAGAACTCCGCCATCAGCAACATCGGCAACACGCTCGGTGGCCTCTGA
- the rplM gene encoding 50S ribosomal protein L13 — translation MPTYSPKPGDVTRAWHVIDAEDVVLGRLATEVATLLRGKHKPIYAPHVDTGDFVIIVNADKVALTGNKRDQKFAYRHSGYPGGLRKRSFGELLDSRPERLVEKVVKGMLPKNKLGRAQAKKLKVYAGPEHPHAAQQPQPREITKIAQVTQ, via the coding sequence TTGCCCACGTACAGCCCCAAGCCCGGCGATGTCACTCGTGCCTGGCACGTGATCGATGCCGAGGATGTCGTGCTCGGCCGGCTCGCGACCGAGGTCGCCACGCTGCTGCGCGGCAAGCACAAGCCCATCTACGCTCCGCACGTGGACACCGGTGACTTCGTCATCATCGTCAACGCTGACAAGGTGGCGCTCACCGGCAACAAGCGAGACCAGAAGTTCGCCTACCGCCACAGTGGCTACCCCGGTGGTCTGCGTAAGCGCTCCTTCGGCGAGTTGCTGGACTCGCGTCCGGAACGACTGGTCGAGAAGGTCGTGAAGGGCATGCTGCCGAAGAACAAGTTGGGCCGCGCGCAGGCGAAGAAGCTCAAGGTCTATGCAGGCCCTGAGCACCCGCACGCTGCGCAGCAGCCACAGCCGCGTGAGATCACCAAGATCGCTCAGGTGACCCAGTGA
- the glmM gene encoding phosphoglucosamine mutase: MARLFGTDGVRGLANADLTPELALSVAASSARVLAAHDRSHRPVAVVGRDPRASGEMLEAAVVAGLASAGADVLRVGVLPTPAVAYLVSDLAADLGVMISASHNPMPDNGIKLFGERGHKIPDGIEDEIEAGLCSEPERPTGAQIGRVSDVPDAANRYVAHLLAATPQPLEGLRVVVDCANGASSNAAPKAYRAAGADVIALHADPDGININDGCGSTHPEALCAAVVEHGADLGIAHDGDADRCLAVDAGGDLVDGDQIMAILALAMADAGELAENTLVTTVMSNLGLRLAMREHGVTLRTTAVGDRYVLEELRAGGFSLGGEQSGHVVLPAHATTGDGLLTALRLMSRVAETGKPLRELAGVMRRLPQVLVNVRVTDKAAVADSPAVKEAVESVTAELGEEGRVLLRPSGTEQLVRVMVEAPAEDTAQAAADRLAGVVSSVS; the protein is encoded by the coding sequence ATGGCTCGCCTATTCGGCACCGACGGGGTACGCGGCCTCGCCAATGCCGATCTCACGCCCGAGCTCGCGCTTTCGGTGGCCGCGAGCTCGGCAAGGGTGCTCGCGGCACACGACCGCTCCCACCGCCCGGTGGCGGTCGTCGGCAGGGACCCGCGCGCGAGTGGCGAGATGCTCGAGGCCGCCGTGGTCGCGGGGCTGGCTTCGGCAGGCGCGGACGTACTCCGGGTCGGGGTGCTGCCCACCCCGGCCGTGGCGTACCTGGTGAGCGACCTCGCCGCCGACCTCGGGGTGATGATCTCCGCGTCGCACAACCCGATGCCCGACAACGGCATCAAGCTGTTCGGTGAAAGAGGTCACAAGATTCCCGACGGAATCGAGGACGAGATCGAGGCCGGTCTCTGCTCTGAGCCGGAGCGTCCGACCGGTGCCCAGATCGGTCGGGTATCCGACGTGCCGGACGCGGCGAACCGCTACGTCGCACACCTTCTGGCCGCCACCCCCCAACCGCTCGAAGGCCTGCGGGTGGTGGTCGACTGCGCCAACGGCGCCTCCTCCAACGCCGCGCCCAAGGCGTATCGCGCGGCGGGCGCCGATGTCATCGCGCTGCATGCCGACCCGGACGGGATCAACATCAACGACGGCTGTGGTTCCACCCATCCCGAAGCGCTGTGCGCGGCTGTCGTCGAGCATGGCGCCGACCTGGGTATCGCTCACGACGGGGACGCCGACCGCTGCCTGGCCGTGGACGCCGGGGGTGATCTGGTCGACGGTGATCAGATCATGGCGATCCTGGCGCTGGCGATGGCCGATGCGGGTGAACTCGCCGAGAACACACTGGTCACCACGGTCATGAGCAACCTGGGGCTGCGACTGGCGATGCGGGAGCACGGCGTGACGCTACGCACCACCGCGGTGGGTGACCGTTACGTGTTGGAGGAGCTTCGTGCGGGTGGGTTCTCCCTCGGCGGCGAGCAGTCCGGGCATGTGGTGCTCCCCGCACACGCGACGACGGGTGACGGCTTGCTCACAGCGCTGCGCCTGATGAGCCGTGTCGCCGAGACCGGCAAGCCGCTGCGAGAGCTCGCGGGTGTGATGCGCAGGCTGCCTCAGGTCCTTGTCAACGTCCGGGTCACGGACAAGGCTGCGGTGGCCGACTCGCCGGCTGTGAAGGAGGCGGTCGAATCCGTTACCGCTGAGCTGGGTGAGGAGGGGCGCGTGCTGCTGCGCCCGTCGGGCACCGAGCAGCTCGTGCGGGTCATGGTCGAGGCACCCGCGGAGGACACGGCGCAGGCGGCCGCCGACCGGCTCGCAGGAGTCGTTTCGTCGGTGTCCTAA